The segment CGGCAGTCGTTGGGGTTGCATCAGTGGCGTGTGGGCCGGCATTAACCTTGATTGTTTCTTCATTTATAAAAGGCATGGGCAGGGCTCGTAGTGTAGAAATAATTATCGCCATCCTTGTATTGTTGTCGGTCGCTATCATGCTTTTCAACTCATTTCTCGGGGAAAGTGGTATTTCATCCATGTCAGTCGAGCAAAGAGTTATCGGTATTATCAGTGTCGTATTGTGTGCATTGGGCACGGTGCTTTATACGATTGTGTCCAAAAAATTATTTAAGCACCATTGGCAGGTTTACGAAATCCTGGCGGTCAGGAACGTGTTGATAGTTGTGATCTGCAGTCTATTTGTTACGTTAAGTGATGTGTCGTACAGCCTCACCGTAGAGTGGGTGTTGCCTATGTTGGTGCTGGTCGTTGTCGGTCACCTTTTGCCCATCTATCTGATTCAAAAAACCATCTTTCATCTCAGCGCAATCAATGTGGCGTTTGTGTTGCTGACGTTGCCGGTTTTTACCCTGCTGCTTCAATTTATGGATGCGCGCGTTTCATTTTCGATGCCTAGCATTGCAGCGGTTGGGATTATCGTGACGCTCTTGGCTTCGCTGACGCTGTTCAATCGACAGGCAAACAATCGAGGTCTGAAATGATCAGGGTCGTTGTGGTTGACGGTTTTTCTTCGGGTAAATTGCTGGCCAGAGAACTCCATGCGCAGGGTTGTCTTTTATTCCATATGGCGTCCAGCTCTACCATTGATGATTATTACTATGCAGGTTTTGAGTTTGGTATTTACCATGCGTTCATGACTCACGCGGACAATGGCTCCACACTGTTGGCGATAAAGGATTTTGCCCCCGATTACATTGTCGCGGGGGCTGAAAGCGGGGTGCTGCTGGCCGACCAGTTGAATGAGCAGTTGGGGCTTGAATACACCAATGACTTTTCCAGGAGCCTGGCGCGCAGAAACAAGTTTCAGATGATCCAGTGCATTACCGATGCTGGTTTGCCCGCTCCAGCCCAGTGTGCGGTTGATACATGGAATGCGGGAAGAGACTGGGTTCAGGCTCGGGGCACGTTCCCGGTCGTGATCAAGCCCCTTGAGAGCGCAGGGGCGGACGGGGTTTTTATTTGCCATGACCTCGCCGCTTGCGAACGTGCATTCACCCAACTGCTGGGCACGCGCAACAAGCTCAATATCGAGAACAGCCAAGTATTGTTTCAGGAGTACCTGGCGGGCACCGAGTATGTGATCAATATGGTGTCCCAAGGCGGGCATCAGTTAATCACTGAGGTGGTGAGGTACACCAAACGGGTGCTGGAGACCGGCAGCATTGTGTATGACATCGACCAACTGCTCGACGCCACGGTAGCGCCCTATGCAGAGCTCGTGGCCTACACCCGCAAGGTAGTGACGAGCCTCGGTATTCTCAATGGGCCCAGTCATGCTGAAGTCATGTACACCTCAGAAGGACCGAAACTGGTTGAAATTGCCGCCCGTACAGACGGGATCCTCAGAACTGGAGTCAGTGCACAAACCACCCGCATGGGGCAGATCAATGCGTTCGCGCTGTCGATCACCCGTCCCCTTGAATTTGAACGGCTGCTGATGTGTGGCACTGACTATGTACGGTTCAAGCACACCTACAATGTCAGCCTGATCAATCGTTCAGAAGGCCTGTTTACCAACGAAGCATTTATGGAAAAGTTGTCCGGACTGGCGTCGTTTTACGAGGTGGTTTTCTACGTCGTTAATGGACAGCACATTGCGAGTACAAAGGATGTGTTCAGCCAGCCGGGTACTGTGTATCTGGTTCATCCCGACCTCAACCAGATCGAGGTGGATTACGCCCGTATTCGCGAAATGGAGCAGGCCGGGATTTATTTGCAGAGCTCATAACGGGTTAATGATCGTTCCAACCACCCCCCAACGCTGTCAACAATCCCACGCTGGCCTGCAACTGCCGGGTGCGAAGCGACTGCACCTGGCGCTGGGCTTGTAGCGCTGCCGTTTGTGCCGTCACCACATCCAGATAACTCACCGCCCCGGCCTCATAGCTGTTGGTGGCAATCACCTGGGTGTGTTTGGCGGCATTTGCTGCGGCTTGCTCGTCGAGGCTTTCCTGTTGCAAGTCGCGCAGTTGGGCAAGGTTGTCTTCGACTTCGCGTACCGCGTGCAGCACTTGCCCCCGGTAGTGGGCCGATGCTTCTTCAAATTCGGCCCTGGCCCGGCGCTCCTGGCCCTCGAGCCTGCCACCGTCAAAGACAGGCAGGCTGATCAGCGGCCCCAAGGCCCAGAAACGGTTACTGGCAGCCAGCAAATTGCCGCTGCCCTGGGTTTGCCCGCCCAGCAGGCCGGTCAAACTGAAGTCCGGATACCAGGCCGCTTTTGCCACGCCGATCGCCGCATTGGCGGCAAACACCCGGCGCTCCGCAGCGGCAATATCAGGGCGGCGTTGCAGCAGGGTACTTGGCAGGGTTCGCGGCTGATCAGGCAGGTTCAGCATCTGCTCTCTGGCCGCCAGCTGGAAGTTGCTGGCGGGTTCGCCCATCAGTTCACCAATAGCGTGTTCGGTCAGGTTGCGCTGGGCACGGATGTCGTCCAGTTGGGCCTCGGCTTCGGCCAGCTGGCTCTGGGCGCGGGTAAGGTCCAGCTCGGAGGCTATTTGCCCCTGATATCGGGTACGGGTCAGTTGCAGGGCCTGGCTGTAATCATCCAGTGAGCTGGACAGGATGCGTCGCTGGGCGTCCAGTCCGTCAAGTTGAACATACAGGCTGGTCAGCTGACGCTGCAGGCTTAAACGGGCGACAGCCAGATCATCCGCCGAGGCTTGTGCCTGGGCATCGCCAGCAACCACCTGATTGCGGATTTTCCCCCACAGGTCGAGGTCGAAATTCAACGCGAATCCTGCAGTGTTGCTGTTATAGACCGACGGTTGAGTCGTGCCGCGCAAGGGGCGGTTGTCCGATTGACGTTGGCGCAGCGGTTGCCCGCTGGCTGTTATTTGCGGGAAGAGTCCGGCGTGTAACTGGCTGGCATAAGCCTGCGCTGCATCGAAGTGGGCCAGCGCCGCTGCCAGGTCAGGGTTGGCCTTGAGCAACTGCTGTTGCAGGCTGTTCAGGTGCTCATCCTGATACACCCGCCACCACTGCGGTGACAGCTGGTCGGCAGGTTGGGCGCTGTGCCACGGGCCGTCACTGCTTTGCTCGCGGTAGTGCGCGGGCACGTCCAGCGTCGGGGTGTTGTAGGTGGGCGCCAGGGAGCAGCCCTGCAACGCCAGGGCCAGCAGCAGGGCCGCGCGCTTAAGCCTTGGTTGCATGGTCGGCTCCTGTTTCGGCCAGTTTGACCCTGTCGCCTTCGCGCAAAGCATCGGGTGGGTTGTCTATGACGGTATCACCTGCTTCAAGGCCCTGATCGATCACCAGCCGCTCCCCAAGGTCGAGGCCGATATGGATGCTCTGCAAATGCACATGCTGCGCGCTGTCGAGCACGGCGACCTGGGTGCCCTGGGCGCGAAAGATCAGCGCACTGGCCGGAATGCTGACGCCGTGAGTGTCCGGCGGGATGGCCAGGGTGGCTTCGGCGTAGTCCCCGGGCATCAGGGCGTCGCCGGGGTTTTGCGCCACAAACTGCGCCATGAGGGTGCCCGAGCGCGGGTCAACCGAGGTCGAGTTGCCGATCAGGCGGGCGCTGAACATGTGCCCCGGATGCTCCGGCACGCTGAGCTGCACCTGCATGCCGGGGCGGATCACGCTGGCGTAGTTCTGTGGCACCGGCACATAGAGGCGCAGTTGGTGGGTGTCGGCTATGTCAAACAGCTCGGTGTCGCTGTCGGTATCGGCCTTGATCAACTGGCCAATGTCGGTGTGACGCGCGGTGATGGTTCCGGCGAAGGGCGCGCGTATGGTCTTGTAGGCTTCCAGCGTTGAAAGGCGTGCGTAGTCGGCTTCTGCGGCTTGGGCATTGGCGTGGGCCGCGGCGGCGTTGGAGTTTTTTTCGTCGGCCTCCTGGCGCGACACCGAATGACTGGCCAGCAGGTTTTGCCAGCGTGTATCAGTGGTGGCCGCGAGCCTGGCATTGGCTTGCTCCTGCACCATGTGAGCGCGGGTTTGCGCCAGTTGCTGATCAAGATCGGGGCTGTCGATAACGGCCAGTATCTGACCCTCTTTGACCTTGCTGCCGATATCGGTTTGCCAGCTTTTCAGGTAGCCGTTGACCCGCGCATGAATGGGCGCCTTGCTCCAGGCTTCCAGGTGCGCGGGCAGGCGCAGGGTATCGCCGTGGGCGTTAGGCATGGGCTGAAACACGCTGACAATCGGCAGGGCCGCCGCTTCGGTCCATTGGCTCACCGCGTGTTCATGGCGGCTACGTGCTGCCAGGCCATTGGCGACCAGCAGGGCGGCCAGCGTCAGGCCACCGATACCCAGGTACATCAAGCGCTTGCGCGAGGGTTTTTGATCAGACGACATGGGGCGTTTCTCCAGCAGCAGGGCTATTTTTTTCACGGCCATGCACCAGGCTGAACACCACGGGCACGAACAGCAGGGTGGCAACGGTGGCCAGCATCAGACCGCCAATAACGGCGCGTCCGAGGGGGGCGTTCTGTTCTTCTGACAAGGCCAGCGGGAGCATGCCGATCATCATCGCCAGTGCGGTCATGCACACCGGTCTGAAGCGCGTGTAGCCCGCTTCGAGTGCCGCCTTGAGGGCGTCGCCATGTTCGGCCAGGCGTTCACGGCAAAAGCTCACCACCAGAATCGAGTTGGCCGTGGCCACACCCATGCACAAGATGGCCCCGGTCAAGGTGGGCACCGATAACGAGGTGCCACTGAGAAAGAGCATCCACACAATCCCGGCCAGGGCGGCGGGCAGGGCGGTGATGATCACGAACGGATCGACCCACGACTGGAAGTTGACCACGATCAGCAGGTAGATCAGCACCACCGCACCCAGCAAGCCCAGGCTCAGGCCACTGAAGGCTTCATGCAGGGCGTCGATCTGCCCGTGCAGGCTGACAATTGCTCCTTTGGGCCGCAGGTCGGACGCGCCATCGATCACCTTTTGCACATCGGCTGCCACCGCGCCCAGATCGCGGCCCTGAATGTTGGCGTACAGGTCCAGCGTCGGCTGGATGTTGTAGTGGGTGACCACGGCCGGGCTCTCGACCCGGCTGATGGTCGCCAACCCGCCGAGGATTTGAGACTGGCCGTTGCTGCCCGTTACCGGCAAGGCTTCAAGGGCGGGCAGGCTGTCCAGGCGATATTGCGGCGTGGCGGCAACCACGCCGTAAGACACGCCGTTCTGCGGATTGAGCCAGAAGGTCGGAGCTACCTGGGAGCTGCCCGCCAGGGAGGCCACCATACTGTTGGTCACATCACGCTCGGTAATCCCCAGGCCATTGGCCCTCTGGCGATCCACATTGACTTGCAGCGACGGGTAGCCCACCGATTGCTGAATCCGCAGGTCCGCAATCCCCGGCACATGCTGCAAGCGCCGTTGCAGTTCCAGTGCATAGGCGCGGTTGGCCGCGTCATCACGCCCGGAAATTTTCACGTCCAGAGGAGCAGGGGCGCCGAAGTTGAGAATCTGGGTGCTGATGTCGGCAGGCATAAACGCAAACTGGCTGCCGGGGAAGCGCTCGGGCAGGACGTCACGCAAGCGTTTCACGTACTCGGCGGTGGGGCTGTGATCTGCCTTCAGGGCGACTTGAATATCGCCGTCCTGTGGGCCGATAGTGCCGCTGCTGCTGTAGGCCATATCGATGCCACTCAACGGAATCCCGATATTGTCGATGATGGTGTCCAGTTGATCGGCGGGGATGATTTCCCGTATGCGCGATTCGATGCGATCGAAGTCGGCGGCGCTTTCTTCAATTCTGGTCCCCAGCGGCAAGCGCACGTGCAGGGCCAGGGCTCCGGCATCGGTGGCCGGGAAAAAGTCCTGGCCCAGACTCGGCAGCAGCGCAAACGAGACCAGCACGCAGGTCATGAAACCCGCCAGAAAGCGTTTGCGATGGGCCAGTGCCAGCTCCAACACCCCGAAGTAGGCGTCACGAACGGCCGAAAAACGGCGCTCGAACCCGAGCTGGAAATTCAGCAGCGCGCGCACGGGCGCCGAGTGTTGGCGGGTGTGTTGATCGCCTTCGTGATGGTTGATGTAGCCGTCTTCCGGGTGATGCCCGGCACCTTGCTCCGGCACATGTGGCTTGAGCAGAAACATTGCCAGGGTGGGTACCAGGGTTCGCGACAGAATGAACGAGCTGCCCATGGCGAAAATCACCGACAAGGCCATGGGGCGGAACAGGTATCCGGCAATGCCCTGCAACATGAACATCGGCACAAACACGATGCAGATACACAGCAGCGACACGAAGGCCGGGCCGACAATCTGTTTGGCACCGTCGAGAATCGCATCACGCACCGACTTGCCTTGCTCAAGGTGCCAGTTGATGTTTTCGATGGTCACGGTTGCATCGTCCACCAGAATCCCCACCGCCAACGCCAGCCCGCCCAGGGTCATGACGTTCAGGGTTTGGCCGCTGATGGCCAGCAGGGCAATGGCCGACAGCACGGCCAGCGGGATCGACACGGCAATGATCAGGGTGGAGCGCCAACTGCCCAGAAACAGCAAAATCATGGCGCTGGTCAGCAAGGCGGCAATGATCCCTTCCTGGGCCACGCTGCCCACCGATTGTTTGACGAACACCGAGGCGTCGCCCAGCAGTGAGGTCTTGAGGGAGGGCGGCAAGGTTTCATTGATGCGCGGCAGCATCCCGCGAATGCCGTCGACGATGGACAGGGTAGAGATAGTGCCGTTCTTCAACGCTGGCATCAGCACGGCGCGATGACCGTCGACACGCACGATATTGGTTTGCGGCGGCGAGCCGTCACGCACATGGGCCACCTGGCCGATGGTGATCAGCGCGCCATTGACGGTCTTGATGGGCAAGTCATTGAGTTCGTCGATGGCCTTGGGGCTGTTGTTGAGCAGCACCGTGTATTCATAGGTGCCGAGCTTTGCCGTGCCCACGGGAATAATCTGGTTTTGCGCCGCCAGTGCCGTGCCCACGTCCTGTGCCGACAGGCCTTTGGCCGCCAGCGCTTGGGGGTCAAGGTCGAGGGTGATCTGACGCTGCTTGCCGCCCATGGGCGTCGGCATGGCCAGACCGGGCAGGGCGCTGAGTGGCAGGCGAATGTTGTTCTGCACCAGGTCGCGGATTCTGGCTTCCGAGAGTGTCGGGCTGGAGAACGCCAGTTGCAGGATCGGCACCGTGGAGGCGCTGTAATTGAGGATCAGCGGGGGAGTGATGCCCGGCGGCATTTGCTTGAGCACGGTTTGCGACACGGCGGTCACTTGCGCGTTGGCCGTACGGATATCGACACCGGGTTGAAAGAAGATTTTAACGATGCCCATGCCGGGCAATGACTGGGACTCGATATGTTCGATGTCGTTGACGGTGGTACTCAGCGAACGTTCGTAGGTGTAAATCACCCGTCCTGCCATATCGGCCGGTGCCAGGCCGGTGTACTGCCACACCACGGCGACCACCGGAATGCCAATGTCAGGGAACACATCAGTGGGGGTGCGTACAGCCGCCAGCGGCCCGATGATGCAGATGAAAATCGCCAGCACGATAAACGTGTAGGGCTTGTGCAGTGCGGTCTTTACCAGCCCGAGCATGCCTGAACCTCCGGGGAGTGGAATTGCAAACCTCGGCAGTCTCACCGCCCACACCTAACGATCAGCTTTCAGCAACGTGAAGGATCCTTTAGGAATGGCCTGAAAATCCCTTCATTTTCATTCATTTGGCGCGGTGCACGGTGCGCTTCAAGCTTGAGGCCTACTCATTGTTTCGAGGCGTACCTGCGATGAACCTGAAACCGCTGTTGTTGATTCCATCTCTGAGCCTGGTGCTGTTGTTGTCAGCCTGCGCGGGGCCCATGCCCAAACAAGACCCGGGCGAAGCCTGGATCGGCCTGAAAGAAGAGGGCAACAGTGACCTGATGGCCGAGCGCGTAGACGGTAAAAACATCAACGATGGACGCTATTTTGAAGTCACCCCCGGCGCCCACCGCCTGGACGTGACGTTGTACGAAGGCGCCACGGGCGATGAGAATCAGGTGGATTGCCAGGGCAAGGTCAATTACACCGGGTTCAGGGCCGGTGAGCGTTACGAGCTGATCGAGTCAAGCCTTGGGCCTGAAGTCAGCGCACGGCTGGTGGACGGGCATGGCAAGGAAGTGGCGCACACGGCTGATTTCACCTGTATGCCGGGGTAGGTGCCTCTATACCCTTGTGGGAGCGGGCTTGCTCGCGATGCAGGCAATGAGGTCTGTCTGATACGCCCTTGCGAACCTGTCGCGAGCAAGCCCGCTCCCACAAGGGCTGTCGTCTAGAACGAACGCACGATCTTGCCCAGGGTTTCCATGGCCTTTTCGCTGGCTTCATCCCAGGGGCTGCCGTAGTTCAGGCGGATGCAGTTGCGAAAACGCTGGGTGGCCGAGAAGATCGGCCCCGGCGCGATGCTGATGCCCTGGGCAAGGGCCATCTGGAACAACTTGAGCGAGTCCATTTGCTCGGGCAGCTCGAGCCACAGAAAGTAGCCGCCCGAA is part of the Pseudomonas sp. ML2-2023-3 genome and harbors:
- a CDS encoding efflux transporter outer membrane subunit — translated: MQPRLKRAALLLALALQGCSLAPTYNTPTLDVPAHYREQSSDGPWHSAQPADQLSPQWWRVYQDEHLNSLQQQLLKANPDLAAALAHFDAAQAYASQLHAGLFPQITASGQPLRQRQSDNRPLRGTTQPSVYNSNTAGFALNFDLDLWGKIRNQVVAGDAQAQASADDLAVARLSLQRQLTSLYVQLDGLDAQRRILSSSLDDYSQALQLTRTRYQGQIASELDLTRAQSQLAEAEAQLDDIRAQRNLTEHAIGELMGEPASNFQLAAREQMLNLPDQPRTLPSTLLQRRPDIAAAERRVFAANAAIGVAKAAWYPDFSLTGLLGGQTQGSGNLLAASNRFWALGPLISLPVFDGGRLEGQERRARAEFEEASAHYRGQVLHAVREVEDNLAQLRDLQQESLDEQAAANAAKHTQVIATNSYEAGAVSYLDVVTAQTAALQAQRQVQSLRTRQLQASVGLLTALGGGWNDH
- a CDS encoding ATP-grasp domain-containing protein, which codes for MVDGFSSGKLLARELHAQGCLLFHMASSSTIDDYYYAGFEFGIYHAFMTHADNGSTLLAIKDFAPDYIVAGAESGVLLADQLNEQLGLEYTNDFSRSLARRNKFQMIQCITDAGLPAPAQCAVDTWNAGRDWVQARGTFPVVIKPLESAGADGVFICHDLAACERAFTQLLGTRNKLNIENSQVLFQEYLAGTEYVINMVSQGGHQLITEVVRYTKRVLETGSIVYDIDQLLDATVAPYAELVAYTRKVVTSLGILNGPSHAEVMYTSEGPKLVEIAARTDGILRTGVSAQTTRMGQINAFALSITRPLEFERLLMCGTDYVRFKHTYNVSLINRSEGLFTNEAFMEKLSGLASFYEVVFYVVNGQHIASTKDVFSQPGTVYLVHPDLNQIEVDYARIREMEQAGIYLQSS
- a CDS encoding efflux RND transporter permease subunit, with translation MLGLVKTALHKPYTFIVLAIFICIIGPLAAVRTPTDVFPDIGIPVVAVVWQYTGLAPADMAGRVIYTYERSLSTTVNDIEHIESQSLPGMGIVKIFFQPGVDIRTANAQVTAVSQTVLKQMPPGITPPLILNYSASTVPILQLAFSSPTLSEARIRDLVQNNIRLPLSALPGLAMPTPMGGKQRQITLDLDPQALAAKGLSAQDVGTALAAQNQIIPVGTAKLGTYEYTVLLNNSPKAIDELNDLPIKTVNGALITIGQVAHVRDGSPPQTNIVRVDGHRAVLMPALKNGTISTLSIVDGIRGMLPRINETLPPSLKTSLLGDASVFVKQSVGSVAQEGIIAALLTSAMILLFLGSWRSTLIIAVSIPLAVLSAIALLAISGQTLNVMTLGGLALAVGILVDDATVTIENINWHLEQGKSVRDAILDGAKQIVGPAFVSLLCICIVFVPMFMLQGIAGYLFRPMALSVIFAMGSSFILSRTLVPTLAMFLLKPHVPEQGAGHHPEDGYINHHEGDQHTRQHSAPVRALLNFQLGFERRFSAVRDAYFGVLELALAHRKRFLAGFMTCVLVSFALLPSLGQDFFPATDAGALALHVRLPLGTRIEESAADFDRIESRIREIIPADQLDTIIDNIGIPLSGIDMAYSSSGTIGPQDGDIQVALKADHSPTAEYVKRLRDVLPERFPGSQFAFMPADISTQILNFGAPAPLDVKISGRDDAANRAYALELQRRLQHVPGIADLRIQQSVGYPSLQVNVDRQRANGLGITERDVTNSMVASLAGSSQVAPTFWLNPQNGVSYGVVAATPQYRLDSLPALEALPVTGSNGQSQILGGLATISRVESPAVVTHYNIQPTLDLYANIQGRDLGAVAADVQKVIDGASDLRPKGAIVSLHGQIDALHEAFSGLSLGLLGAVVLIYLLIVVNFQSWVDPFVIITALPAALAGIVWMLFLSGTSLSVPTLTGAILCMGVATANSILVVSFCRERLAEHGDALKAALEAGYTRFRPVCMTALAMMIGMLPLALSEEQNAPLGRAVIGGLMLATVATLLFVPVVFSLVHGREKNSPAAGETPHVV
- a CDS encoding efflux RND transporter periplasmic adaptor subunit; the encoded protein is MSSDQKPSRKRLMYLGIGGLTLAALLVANGLAARSRHEHAVSQWTEAAALPIVSVFQPMPNAHGDTLRLPAHLEAWSKAPIHARVNGYLKSWQTDIGSKVKEGQILAVIDSPDLDQQLAQTRAHMVQEQANARLAATTDTRWQNLLASHSVSRQEADEKNSNAAAAHANAQAAEADYARLSTLEAYKTIRAPFAGTITARHTDIGQLIKADTDSDTELFDIADTHQLRLYVPVPQNYASVIRPGMQVQLSVPEHPGHMFSARLIGNSTSVDPRSGTLMAQFVAQNPGDALMPGDYAEATLAIPPDTHGVSIPASALIFRAQGTQVAVLDSAQHVHLQSIHIGLDLGERLVIDQGLEAGDTVIDNPPDALREGDRVKLAETGADHATKA
- a CDS encoding DMT family transporter, yielding MHPIKTGVLLGLLFCFISAAFDVYVAFVTQTLDTLVVILYCFVSSMLVFLGCSLWRGRHSLLIKCQQHWPLIVVANISVLLNWGGLFYALRFLEPAVVGVASVACGPALTLIVSSFIKGMGRARSVEIIIAILVLLSVAIMLFNSFLGESGISSMSVEQRVIGIISVVLCALGTVLYTIVSKKLFKHHWQVYEILAVRNVLIVVICSLFVTLSDVSYSLTVEWVLPMLVLVVVGHLLPIYLIQKTIFHLSAINVAFVLLTLPVFTLLLQFMDARVSFSMPSIAAVGIIVTLLASLTLFNRQANNRGLK